In one Plasmodium falciparum 3D7 genome assembly, chromosome: 14 genomic region, the following are encoded:
- a CDS encoding early transcribed membrane protein 14.1, producing MKVSNILFFFFAIIAVKLVYPGYVAAGSNNNAGAPTGKKLTDIEKKKRNKNIVLYSSLASALALLVGTGVGLGFYYKNKNDKGEKEETDGAKPKNTEVKEPAPATTA from the coding sequence atgaaagtttctaatattttattctttttctttgcTATCATAGCAGTAAAATTAGTATATCCAGGTTATGTTGCTGCCGGATCTAATAATAATGCAGGAGCCCCTACTGGAAAGAAATTGACTGATATAGAGAAGAAGAAGAGAAATAAGAACATTGTATTATACTCTTCATTAGCATCTGCTTTAGCCTTACTTGTTGGTACTGGTGTTGGTCTTGGATTCTActacaaaaacaaaaacgataaaggagaaaaagaagaaaccGATGGTGCCAAACCAAAAAATACTGAAGTAAAAGAACCAGCCCCAGCCACAACAGCTTAA